In one window of Elusimicrobiaceae bacterium DNA:
- a CDS encoding tetratricopeptide repeat protein has protein sequence MFDKALAAAGPTPLFSNKSADVLDVYILTAAELNARGDPVTAEKILRQVYRYRPDSPWLLLELSYIEARKGDTAGALELLDRARRRSAPQGASEAYARTGDIYFNTGAYARAGEMYRRALELNPVQQLALDGQAALRAMKTGPGGTGDNEGEGLWHQ, from the coding sequence GTGTTTGACAAAGCGCTTGCCGCCGCCGGGCCCACGCCGCTGTTTTCGAACAAAAGCGCGGACGTGCTTGACGTGTATATCCTGACCGCCGCGGAACTGAATGCCCGCGGCGACCCCGTTACCGCCGAAAAAATTTTACGGCAGGTGTACCGGTACAGGCCGGATTCCCCGTGGCTGCTGCTGGAGCTTTCCTATATCGAAGCGCGCAAAGGCGATACCGCCGGCGCGCTTGAACTGCTCGACCGCGCAAGGCGGCGCTCCGCGCCGCAGGGCGCGTCCGAAGCATACGCGAGAACGGGCGATATTTATTTCAATACCGGCGCATACGCGCGAGCCGGAGAAATGTATCGCAGGGCGCTGGAACTCAATCCCGTACAGCAGCTTGCGCTGGACGGGCAGGCCGCATTGCGGGCCATGAAAACCGGGCCGGGCGGAACAGGGGATAATGAGGGAGAGGGGTTATGGCATCAATAA
- a CDS encoding MoaD/ThiS family protein, whose product MASIILQFQGTIRLKAGTDSISVSGGTVKAALQDAAARLPAEFAEELYRNGKIKTHFIFIHNGEMLNASAIGKRRISDGDIVRLFAPVGGG is encoded by the coding sequence ATGGCATCAATAATACTTCAGTTTCAGGGCACGATACGGCTCAAAGCCGGAACCGACAGCATCAGCGTGTCCGGCGGCACCGTGAAAGCGGCGCTGCAGGATGCGGCGGCGCGGCTGCCGGCGGAATTTGCCGAAGAGCTTTACCGGAACGGCAAAATCAAAACCCATTTCATTTTCATTCACAATGGTGAAATGCTCAACGCGTCCGCCATAGGAAAACGCAGGATTTCCGACGGCGACATCGTGCGGCTGTTCGCGCCCGTCGGCGGCGGTTAG
- the thiF gene encoding sulfur carrier protein ThiS adenylyltransferase ThiF, with amino-acid sequence MKITVNEKTVTLQAGITAEAARARFRPGADLVILNGVPLRSARDQMLSEGDRLVLITRGATPPAREFETMLAARHGAGVYAKLKKCAVGIAGAGGIGSHAAMSLARMGVGKLVLADYDVVEPSNLNRQSYCVSQLGMPKVSALAHNIEQANPYVKVKTVRRRLDSGNTARIFAGVDVFIEALDLPEEKTRAVVAFAKVYPSVPVIMVSGIAGCGPAGEMKTTRAGKNLYIVGDLESGVCPGAGLMAARVLIAAGMQANLAARLLLGLEKPLA; translated from the coding sequence ATGAAAATAACCGTGAACGAAAAAACCGTCACGCTTCAAGCCGGCATAACGGCGGAGGCGGCAAGGGCGCGGTTCCGTCCAGGAGCGGACCTCGTTATTCTCAACGGCGTGCCGCTGCGCTCCGCGCGTGATCAGATGCTCTCCGAAGGCGACCGCCTGGTTCTTATAACCCGCGGCGCCACGCCGCCGGCGCGCGAATTCGAAACGATGCTGGCGGCCCGGCACGGCGCAGGAGTGTACGCCAAACTTAAAAAATGCGCCGTGGGCATAGCGGGCGCGGGCGGGATCGGTTCGCATGCCGCCATGAGCCTTGCCAGAATGGGAGTGGGAAAGCTGGTGCTAGCCGATTACGACGTGGTGGAGCCGTCCAATCTCAACCGTCAGAGCTACTGTGTCAGCCAGCTGGGGATGCCTAAAGTTTCCGCTCTGGCTCATAATATTGAACAGGCCAATCCCTATGTAAAAGTTAAAACCGTCCGCAGGCGGCTTGATTCCGGCAACACGGCGCGTATTTTTGCGGGCGTGGATGTTTTTATTGAGGCGCTCGATTTGCCCGAGGAAAAAACGAGAGCGGTCGTGGCGTTTGCGAAAGTCTATCCCTCCGTGCCGGTTATAATGGTTTCGGGCATCGCCGGGTGCGGCCCGGCTGGCGAAATGAAAACGACACGCGCGGGAAAGAACCTTTATATAGTAGGAGATCTGGAAAGCGGCGTTTGTCCGGGCGCAGGGCTTATGGCCGCGCGGGTACTGATTGCGGCCGGCATGCAGGCGAACCTTGCCGCGCGGCTGTTGCTGGGGCTTGAAAAGCCACTGGCGTAA